The Streptomyces sp. HSG2 genome has a segment encoding these proteins:
- the rplL gene encoding 50S ribosomal protein L7/L12 produces MAKLSQEDLLAQFEGMTLIELSEFVKAFEEKFDVTAAAAAPVMMAGGPGAPAAEAVEEKDEFDVVLTGAGDKKIQVIKVVRELTSLGLKEAKDLVDGTPKAVVEKVNKEAADKAKEALEAAGASVEVK; encoded by the coding sequence ATGGCGAAGCTCAGCCAGGAAGACCTGCTCGCGCAGTTCGAGGGCATGACCCTCATCGAGCTCTCCGAGTTCGTGAAGGCCTTCGAGGAGAAGTTCGACGTCACCGCCGCCGCCGCCGCGCCGGTCATGATGGCGGGCGGCCCGGGTGCCCCGGCCGCCGAGGCCGTCGAGGAGAAGGACGAGTTCGACGTCGTCCTCACCGGTGCCGGTGACAAGAAGATCCAGGTCATCAAGGTCGTGCGTGAGCTGACCTCGCTCGGCCTGAAGGAGGCCAAGGACCTGGTGGACGGCACCCCGAAGGCCGTTGTGGAGAAGGTCAACAAGGAGGCCGCGGACAAGGCCAAGGAGGCCCTTGAGGCCGCCGGTGCCTCGGTCGAGGTCAAGTAA
- the rpoB gene encoding DNA-directed RNA polymerase subunit beta yields the protein MAASRTASTANTNNGASTAPLRISFAKIKEPLEVPNLLALQTESFDWLLGNEAWKARVEEALGNGQDVPTKSGLEEIFEEISPIEDFSGSMSLTFRDHRFEPPKNSIDECKERDFTYAAPLFVTAEFTNNETGEIKSQTVFMGDFPLMTNKGTFVINGTERVVVSQLVRSPGVYFDSSIDKTSDKDIFSAKIIPSRGAWLEMEIDKRDMVGVRVDRKRKQSVTVLLKALGWTTEQILEEFGEYESMRATLEKDHTQGQDDALLDIYRKLRPGEPPTREAAQTLLENLYFNPKRYDLAKVGRYKVNKKLGTETGLDAGVLTVDDIIATIKYLVKLHAGETETTGAADRPIIVETDDIDHFGNRRIRSVGELIQNQVRTGLARMERVVRERMTTQDVEAITPQTLINIRPVVASIKEFFGTSQLSQFMDQNNPLSGLTHKRRLNALGPGGLSRERAGFEVRDVHPSHYGRMCPIETPEGPNIGLIGSLATYGRVNAFGFVETPYRKVIDGQVTDQVNYLTADEEDRFVIAQANAPLTEDFRFAEPRVLVRRRGGEVDYVGGQDVDYMDVSPRQMVSVATAMIPFLEHDDANRALMGANMMRQAVPLIQAESPLVGTGMEYRSAADAGDVVKAEKAGVVQEVSADYITTSNDDGTYITYRLAKFARSNQGTSVNQKVIVAEGDRIVEGQVLADGPATQQGEMALGKNLLVAFMPWEGHNYEDAIILSQRLVQDDVLSSIHIEEHEVDARDTKLGPEEITRDIPNVSEEVLADLDERGIIRIGAEVIAGDILVGKVTPKGETELTPEERLLRAIFGEKAREVRDTSLKVPHGETGKVIGVRVFDREEGDELPPGVNQLVRVYVAQKRKITDGDKLAGRHGNKGVISKILPIEDMPFLEDGTPVDIILNPLGVPSRMNPGQVLEIHLGWLASQGWDVSGLADEWAERLQAISADQVEPRTNVATPVFDGAREDELAGLLEHTIPNRDGDRMVLPSGKARLFDGRSGEPFPDPISVGYMYILKLHHLVDDKLHARSTGPYSMITQQPLGGKAQFGGQRFGEMEVWALEAYGAAYALQELLTIKSDDVTGRVKVYEAIVKGENIPEPGIPESFKVLIKEMQSLCLNVEVLSSDGMSIEMRDTDEDVFRAAEELGIDLSRREPSSVEEV from the coding sequence TTGGCCGCCTCGCGCACTGCCTCGACCGCGAATACGAACAACGGCGCCAGCACCGCCCCGCTGCGCATCTCCTTTGCAAAGATCAAGGAGCCCCTCGAGGTTCCGAACCTTCTCGCGCTGCAAACCGAGAGCTTCGACTGGCTTCTCGGGAACGAGGCGTGGAAGGCTCGCGTCGAGGAGGCCCTGGGCAACGGTCAGGACGTCCCCACCAAGTCCGGACTGGAGGAGATCTTCGAGGAGATCTCCCCGATCGAGGACTTCAGCGGGTCGATGTCGCTGACCTTCCGCGACCACCGCTTCGAGCCGCCGAAGAACTCGATCGACGAGTGCAAGGAACGCGACTTCACCTACGCCGCGCCGCTCTTCGTCACGGCCGAGTTCACCAACAACGAGACGGGCGAGATCAAGTCCCAGACCGTCTTCATGGGGGACTTCCCCCTGATGACGAACAAGGGCACCTTCGTCATCAACGGCACCGAACGCGTCGTCGTCTCCCAGCTCGTCCGTTCGCCGGGCGTGTACTTCGACTCCAGCATCGACAAGACGTCCGACAAGGACATCTTCTCCGCCAAGATCATCCCGTCCCGGGGCGCCTGGCTGGAGATGGAGATCGACAAGCGCGACATGGTCGGTGTCCGCGTCGACCGCAAGCGCAAGCAGTCCGTCACCGTCCTGCTCAAGGCGCTCGGTTGGACCACCGAGCAGATCCTGGAGGAGTTCGGCGAGTACGAGTCGATGCGCGCCACCCTGGAGAAGGACCACACCCAGGGGCAGGACGACGCTCTGCTCGACATCTACCGCAAGCTGCGCCCGGGCGAGCCGCCCACCCGCGAGGCCGCGCAGACGCTGCTGGAGAACCTCTACTTCAACCCCAAGCGCTACGACCTGGCCAAGGTCGGCCGCTACAAGGTCAACAAGAAGCTGGGCACGGAGACCGGCCTGGACGCCGGCGTCCTGACCGTCGACGACATCATCGCGACGATCAAGTACCTGGTGAAGCTGCACGCGGGCGAGACCGAGACCACCGGCGCGGCCGACCGTCCGATCATCGTCGAGACCGACGACATCGACCACTTCGGCAACCGCCGTATCCGCAGCGTGGGCGAGCTGATCCAGAACCAGGTCCGTACCGGCCTGGCCCGGATGGAGCGGGTCGTCCGCGAGCGGATGACCACCCAGGACGTCGAGGCGATCACGCCGCAGACGCTGATCAACATCCGGCCGGTCGTCGCCTCCATCAAGGAGTTCTTCGGCACCAGCCAGCTGTCGCAGTTCATGGACCAGAACAACCCGCTGTCGGGGCTGACGCACAAGCGGCGTCTCAACGCCCTCGGACCGGGTGGTCTCTCCCGTGAGCGGGCCGGCTTCGAGGTCCGTGACGTGCACCCCTCGCACTACGGCCGGATGTGCCCGATCGAGACGCCCGAAGGCCCGAACATCGGTCTGATCGGCTCGCTCGCCACCTACGGTCGGGTCAACGCGTTCGGCTTCGTGGAGACGCCCTACCGCAAGGTCATCGACGGCCAGGTGACCGACCAGGTCAACTACCTCACCGCGGACGAGGAGGACCGCTTCGTCATCGCGCAGGCCAACGCGCCGCTGACGGAGGACTTCCGGTTCGCCGAGCCGCGGGTCCTGGTCCGCCGCCGCGGCGGCGAGGTCGACTACGTCGGCGGTCAGGACGTGGACTACATGGACGTCTCGCCGCGCCAGATGGTGTCGGTCGCGACGGCCATGATCCCCTTCCTGGAGCACGACGACGCCAACCGCGCCCTCATGGGCGCGAACATGATGCGTCAGGCGGTCCCGCTGATCCAGGCGGAGTCCCCGCTCGTCGGCACCGGCATGGAGTACCGCTCCGCCGCCGACGCCGGTGACGTGGTCAAGGCCGAGAAGGCGGGTGTGGTCCAGGAGGTCTCCGCGGACTACATCACCACCTCCAACGACGACGGCACCTACATCACGTACCGGCTGGCCAAGTTCGCCCGATCCAACCAGGGCACCTCGGTCAACCAGAAGGTCATCGTCGCCGAGGGCGACCGGATCGTCGAGGGCCAGGTGCTCGCCGACGGACCGGCCACCCAGCAGGGTGAGATGGCGCTGGGCAAGAACCTGCTCGTCGCCTTCATGCCGTGGGAGGGCCACAACTACGAGGACGCGATCATCCTGTCGCAGCGCCTCGTCCAGGACGACGTCCTCTCCTCGATCCACATCGAGGAGCACGAGGTCGACGCCCGTGACACCAAGCTCGGTCCCGAGGAGATCACCCGGGACATCCCGAACGTCTCCGAGGAGGTCCTCGCCGACCTCGACGAGCGCGGCATCATCCGGATCGGCGCCGAGGTCATCGCAGGGGACATCCTGGTCGGCAAGGTCACGCCCAAGGGCGAGACCGAGCTGACCCCCGAGGAGCGGCTGCTCCGGGCCATCTTCGGCGAGAAGGCCCGCGAGGTCCGCGACACGTCGCTGAAGGTCCCGCACGGCGAGACCGGCAAGGTCATCGGCGTTCGGGTCTTCGATCGCGAGGAGGGCGACGAGCTGCCCCCGGGCGTGAACCAGTTGGTCCGCGTCTACGTCGCCCAGAAGCGCAAGATCACCGACGGTGACAAGCTCGCCGGCCGGCACGGCAACAAGGGCGTCATCTCCAAGATCCTGCCGATCGAGGACATGCCGTTCCTGGAGGACGGCACCCCGGTCGACATCATCCTCAACCCCCTGGGCGTCCCGTCCCGGATGAATCCGGGGCAGGTCCTGGAGATCCACCTGGGCTGGCTCGCCAGCCAGGGATGGGACGTCTCCGGTCTCGCCGACGAGTGGGCCGAGCGCCTCCAGGCGATCAGTGCCGACCAGGTCGAGCCCCGCACCAACGTGGCGACACCGGTCTTCGACGGCGCCCGTGAGGACGAGCTGGCAGGCCTGCTGGAGCACACCATCCCCAACCGCGACGGCGACCGCATGGTGCTGCCGTCCGGCAAGGCCCGGCTGTTCGACGGCCGTTCCGGCGAGCCGTTCCCGGACCCGATCTCGGTCGGGTACATGTACATCCTGAAGCTGCACCACCTGGTCGACGACAAGCTGCACGCGCGCTCGACCGGTCCGTACTCGATGATCACCCAGCAGCCGCTGGGCGGTAAGGCCCAGTTCGGTGGCCAGCGGTTCGGCGAGATGGAGGTGTGGGCGCTGGAGGCCTACGGTGCCGCCTACGCCCTCCAGGAGCTGCTGACCATCAAGTCCGACGACGTCACCGGCCGCGTGAAGGTCTACGAGGCCATCGTCAAGGGCGAGAACATCCCCGAGCCCGGCATCCCCGAGTCCTTCAAGGTGCTCATCAAGGAGATGCAGTCGCTCTGCCTGAACGTGGAGGTGCTGTCCAGCGACGGCATGTCCATCGAGATGCGTGACACCGACGAGGATGTCTTCCGCGCCGCGGAGGAGCTCGGCATCGACCTGTCCCGGCGCGAGCCGAGCAGCGTCGAAGAGGTCTGA